CCCTTTTTCTGAGAGCCGGCGCTCGCCACCGAGCCCGCCCGCCGACTTCCCGGAACGAGGGGAGCGGCGGCGACCTGCGGGTCGCCGCCGCTCCTGCTGCTGCCTCGATGGGCCAACCCCTGGTGCGAGAGGCGGGACTTGAACCCGCACGGCACAAGGCCACACGCCCCTCAAACGTGCCTGTCTGCCAATTCCAGCACTCTCGCACGAGATCCGGCGCATTCCGCATGATAGCATGCCCCGTCCCGCCGCTCAAGGCGTCGCGGCGGCGCCGCCCGGCCAAGGTCGGGAAGGGCGTGGCGGGCATCGCCGGGAGGATCGATTCGCAACCCGTCGAATTAGCGTCGTCAATATCCGTCTTTATCCGGGAGCGTGATGCGATTTGTCGTCATCTCCTTCCTCGCGATGGAAGCGTTCCGCCTGGCTGGCCGCCCTGCTGGCCCTGGCGCTGGCGGCCGGCGCCTGCGGCGGCGGATCCGCCACCAGCGGAAACTCCGCCGGCGCGGGCGGCTCCTCCTCGTCGGGGGCCGGGCAGGCCTCGGCGCAGCCCATCAAGATCGGGATGAACTTCGAGCTCTCCGGCCCGGTCGCCACCTTCGGGGTGCATGCTCGCCAGGCGGCCGACCTGGCCATCGACCAGATCAATCAGAAGGGCGGCGTGCTGGGGCGGAAGCTCGAGGCGGTGACGCTGGACAACAAGTCGGACAACGGCGAGTCGACCAACGTCACCGAGCGCCTGGTCAGCGAGGGCGTCGTCGCCGTGGTCGGCCCCGTCACCACCGGCGACACGCTGGGCGCCGTGCAGGTGGTGACGCAGG
This region of Bacillota bacterium genomic DNA includes:
- a CDS encoding ABC transporter substrate-binding protein; its protein translation is MSSSPSSRWKRSAWLAALLALALAAGACGGGSATSGNSAGAGGSSSSGAGQASAQPIKIGMNFELSGPVATFGVHARQAADLAIDQINQKGGVLGRKLEAVTLDNKSDNGESTNVTERLVSEGVVAVVGPVTTGDTLGAVQVVTQAQIPLVTPGATAVPVTVDPATGKVRDWIFRVCFIDPVQGTVGADFAYQQLNARKAVIL